The following coding sequences are from one Terriglobales bacterium window:
- a CDS encoding homocysteine S-methyltransferase family protein — MKKGILQRLKEGPVLGDGGYLLELEKRGWVRAGPFTPEVALMHPEALRQLHIEFREAGAEVLQALTFYASRDKLATVGLENRLEELNRAAVGIAREVAGDYCLVAGNLSLTWMYEPDSPAAKDRVRATFDEQLGVQVDAGVDFIIGETFSWLGEALIAVERAKRTGLPTMVTICFENTDATAEGKSAADAAKALVDAGADIVGMNCLRPPEHMLASLEEMRRAVPNTYIAAQPVAYRTPADHPDFTSLPEFPFELDHLQLSRKDMADYAERAKRIGVNYIGACCGAVATHIREMARVLGKMNADKRPWKLDYGKPMSAYEYYNHDPAAVGAAPAQAKAK; from the coding sequence ATGAAAAAGGGAATTCTGCAGAGGTTGAAAGAAGGACCAGTCCTCGGCGATGGCGGTTATCTGCTCGAGTTGGAAAAGCGCGGCTGGGTACGCGCGGGTCCGTTTACCCCGGAGGTTGCGCTGATGCATCCGGAAGCGCTGCGTCAGCTGCACATAGAGTTTCGCGAGGCGGGGGCGGAAGTATTGCAGGCGCTTACGTTTTATGCCAGCCGCGACAAGCTTGCTACTGTCGGTTTGGAGAACCGGCTGGAAGAATTGAACCGCGCCGCCGTCGGCATCGCTCGCGAAGTTGCAGGAGACTACTGTCTGGTCGCCGGCAACCTGAGCCTCACCTGGATGTATGAACCGGATAGCCCAGCGGCCAAAGACCGAGTGCGCGCCACCTTTGACGAGCAGCTCGGAGTCCAGGTAGACGCCGGTGTGGACTTCATCATCGGCGAAACTTTCTCCTGGCTGGGGGAAGCGCTCATTGCTGTGGAGCGCGCCAAAAGAACCGGCCTGCCGACCATGGTGACGATCTGCTTCGAAAACACCGATGCCACCGCGGAAGGTAAATCCGCGGCCGACGCCGCTAAAGCGCTGGTTGATGCCGGTGCGGACATCGTGGGCATGAACTGTCTGCGTCCCCCGGAACACATGCTCGCTTCGCTCGAGGAGATGCGGCGTGCGGTCCCCAATACATACATCGCTGCTCAACCGGTGGCCTATCGAACCCCGGCGGACCATCCCGACTTCACCAGCCTCCCTGAATTTCCCTTCGAACTCGATCATCTGCAACTTAGCCGCAAAGACATGGCGGACTATGCCGAGCGTGCGAAGCGAATCGGGGTGAACTACATCGGTGCCTGCTGCGGCGCCGTGGCGACGCACATCCGGGAGATGGCGCGAGTACTGGGAAAGATGAACGCCGACAAACGGCCATGGAAGCTTGATTACGGCAAGCCTATGTCAGCTTATGAGTACTACAACCATGATCCGGCAGCGGTCGGAGCGGCTCCTGCGCAGGCAAAGGCCAAATAG
- a CDS encoding ABC transporter ATP-binding protein → MQQLKTVWPDLWALIYPRRGLLALGLILMAINRVSGLVLPASTKFLVDDIIVKRHTQLLLPLLGAVLAATLIQGATSFGLTQLLSKEAQRLITELRQKVQVHVGHLPVAYYDSNKTGTLVARIMNDVEGVRNLIGTGLVEFAGGLLTAVIALVVLMRLSASMTLFAFTCLVLFSFGLKKAFTTIRPIFRERSKINAEVTGRLTESLGGVRVVKGYHAEAREEGVFSAGVHRLLNNVLRTLTATSLMSLSSAMLIGIVGAVVMYMGARQIIAGKLTLGGFFTYTMFLGYLVAPIFQVVNIGTQITEAIAGLERTHEVLSEPPEDQDPERKIQLHENNGAIRFENVDFAYDPDKPVLKDVSFDAKPGTVTALVGSSGSGKSTIIGLIAAFYKPVAGRILIDGIDLNHVRLDSYREALGVVLQESFLFDGTIRENVAFSRPNAREEEIRRVCRIARVDEFAEKFATGYDTIVGERGVKLSGGQRQRISIARAILADPRILILDEATSSLDSESEALIQQGLSYLMAGRTTFVIAHRLSTIRRADQILVVEAGEIVERGTHQELYAARGRYYDLYTRQHGLETNLFLAPGEGDFLAEKEDASADNKEPAIPDPVDLIRGV, encoded by the coding sequence ATGCAACAGCTGAAGACGGTCTGGCCGGACTTGTGGGCGTTGATTTATCCCCGCCGCGGCTTGCTGGCGCTTGGGCTGATACTCATGGCAATCAATCGGGTTTCCGGATTGGTGCTTCCCGCCTCCACGAAATTCCTGGTTGACGACATCATTGTTAAACGACATACGCAACTGCTTCTACCTCTGTTGGGAGCGGTCCTTGCCGCTACGCTGATTCAGGGCGCAACGTCGTTCGGTCTAACCCAATTGCTCTCCAAAGAGGCGCAACGTTTAATCACTGAGTTACGGCAGAAGGTGCAGGTCCACGTTGGCCATTTACCCGTGGCCTACTACGATTCCAACAAGACGGGCACGCTGGTGGCGCGAATTATGAATGACGTTGAGGGCGTGCGTAACCTGATCGGTACCGGGCTGGTGGAGTTCGCCGGCGGACTGCTCACCGCTGTAATCGCTCTGGTCGTGCTGATGCGCCTTAGTGCGTCCATGACGCTTTTTGCGTTTACCTGCCTCGTACTGTTTTCCTTTGGCCTGAAAAAGGCATTTACGACGATTCGGCCCATTTTCCGCGAGCGCAGCAAGATCAATGCGGAGGTTACAGGAAGGCTGACGGAATCGCTCGGTGGCGTGCGCGTAGTGAAGGGGTATCACGCTGAGGCCCGCGAGGAGGGCGTGTTCAGCGCGGGCGTGCACCGGTTGTTGAATAACGTTCTGCGGACACTCACCGCCACTTCATTGATGAGCCTATCTTCAGCAATGCTGATAGGCATCGTCGGCGCCGTGGTCATGTATATGGGCGCACGGCAAATCATCGCCGGCAAGCTGACCCTTGGCGGCTTTTTCACGTACACCATGTTTCTGGGATACCTGGTGGCGCCGATTTTTCAGGTGGTAAATATCGGGACGCAGATCACTGAGGCAATTGCCGGCCTGGAGCGCACTCACGAAGTCCTGTCCGAACCTCCGGAAGACCAAGACCCAGAACGCAAAATTCAGCTTCATGAAAATAACGGAGCAATCCGTTTCGAGAATGTGGATTTTGCCTACGATCCCGACAAGCCGGTGTTGAAAGACGTCAGCTTTGACGCCAAACCTGGCACGGTGACGGCGCTAGTCGGGTCATCGGGTTCCGGCAAGTCCACCATCATTGGCCTCATCGCCGCGTTCTACAAGCCAGTAGCGGGTCGCATACTGATTGATGGAATTGACCTCAATCACGTACGACTGGATTCTTACCGAGAGGCTCTAGGGGTCGTGCTGCAGGAATCGTTTCTGTTCGACGGCACGATCCGGGAGAACGTGGCATTTTCTCGTCCGAATGCCCGCGAAGAAGAAATCCGACGCGTCTGCCGCATCGCTCGCGTGGATGAGTTTGCGGAGAAGTTCGCCACCGGCTACGACACGATCGTTGGCGAGAGAGGTGTGAAGCTCTCAGGCGGACAGCGGCAACGCATCTCGATAGCTCGTGCGATTCTTGCCGATCCGAGAATTTTGATTCTCGATGAAGCCACGTCAAGCCTGGATTCGGAATCGGAAGCACTGATTCAGCAGGGACTGTCTTATCTGATGGCTGGGCGCACGACTTTTGTAATCGCGCACCGCCTGAGTACTATCCGTCGTGCGGACCAGATCCTGGTCGTCGAGGCCGGTGAAATTGTTGAACGCGGAACGCACCAGGAACTATATGCCGCCCGCGGCCGCTACTACGATTTATACACTCGGCAGCACGGGTTGGAGACCAATCTGTTTCTGGCCCCGGGCGAAGGCGATTTTCTGGCGGAGAAAGAGGACGCCAGCGCCGACAACAAAGAACCTGCCATACCCGATCCGGTGGACCTGATTCGCGGGGTGTAA
- a CDS encoding M48 family metallopeptidase: MKERTLAIRLMGLVLSVLLVFPNGMIAAVSAPELPDPGSVGGITKDQQIQLGQKAKADVYQQMPVLPDSHPVVRYVQQLGKKLETVIPPQHSWPYEFHVIQQKEINAFAIPGGPIFINVGTITAADNEAELAGVMAHEMSHVYMQHSVKAMKKQGMAQGIAGIVGGILGSVLGGTAGTLANMGAQTAGGILSMKYSREDEAQADSVGAIIMYKAGYDPRAMAAFFEKLEKMGGGSGPQFLSDHPNPGNRVQAVENEIKDWPQRNFMTNSPQFASAKPEAAKVKAYTAQEVADGAKQGIWAKQNKQSGATPGNLPAHTSPQGSAGGGTADISSVNFDQVKPSGKFKQFQGDGLSIDYPDNWQAGGTLSSGGITIAPPAGVAQNAIAYGVSINAANDPNASSIDQATQDLIQSLQQSNQGLHASGQARKIKVNGVEGRSVNLVGISPVQQNGQPLPEHDWLVTLPGPQGGFVYVVFVAPENTFGRLQSTYKHMLNSLHLQ, encoded by the coding sequence ATGAAAGAACGCACGCTTGCAATCCGATTGATGGGACTGGTTTTAAGTGTACTTCTCGTATTTCCGAATGGGATGATTGCCGCGGTTTCCGCGCCCGAATTGCCGGATCCCGGTTCCGTGGGTGGGATCACCAAGGACCAACAGATACAGCTCGGGCAAAAGGCCAAGGCTGATGTTTATCAGCAGATGCCGGTGCTGCCTGACTCTCACCCGGTAGTGCGGTATGTCCAGCAGCTGGGTAAAAAGCTCGAGACCGTAATTCCACCGCAGCATTCCTGGCCCTATGAATTCCACGTTATTCAGCAAAAAGAAATCAACGCGTTTGCGATTCCGGGCGGGCCAATCTTCATTAATGTGGGCACCATCACGGCTGCCGACAATGAAGCGGAACTGGCTGGGGTGATGGCCCACGAAATGTCGCACGTGTACATGCAACATTCCGTAAAAGCGATGAAGAAGCAGGGCATGGCGCAAGGTATTGCCGGCATTGTGGGTGGCATTCTTGGGTCCGTGCTGGGGGGCACAGCTGGGACACTGGCGAACATGGGCGCGCAAACTGCTGGCGGCATTCTGAGCATGAAGTACTCCCGCGAGGACGAGGCTCAAGCCGACAGCGTAGGCGCGATCATCATGTATAAGGCGGGTTACGATCCGCGCGCCATGGCGGCCTTTTTCGAGAAGCTGGAGAAGATGGGCGGGGGGTCTGGGCCGCAGTTCCTTAGTGATCATCCCAATCCAGGCAACCGCGTCCAGGCAGTGGAGAATGAGATCAAAGACTGGCCGCAAAGAAATTTCATGACGAACAGTCCTCAATTTGCCAGCGCCAAGCCGGAAGCTGCGAAAGTTAAGGCGTATACGGCGCAGGAAGTCGCAGATGGCGCGAAACAGGGCATTTGGGCAAAGCAGAACAAGCAGAGCGGAGCTACACCCGGGAACTTGCCAGCACATACCAGCCCTCAAGGCAGTGCCGGAGGCGGAACGGCAGATATCTCGAGCGTGAACTTTGATCAGGTCAAGCCTAGCGGGAAGTTTAAGCAATTCCAGGGGGACGGCCTATCGATCGACTATCCCGATAATTGGCAGGCGGGCGGAACCCTAAGCTCGGGAGGGATTACTATCGCTCCGCCGGCCGGAGTAGCACAGAACGCAATCGCTTATGGCGTGAGTATTAATGCAGCCAATGATCCCAATGCCAGCTCAATTGATCAGGCTACGCAGGACCTTATTCAGAGTCTGCAACAGTCGAACCAGGGGTTGCACGCGTCCGGCCAAGCGAGAAAAATAAAAGTCAATGGTGTGGAGGGTCGCTCCGTAAATCTTGTAGGCATTTCGCCTGTTCAGCAGAATGGTCAGCCGCTCCCAGAGCACGATTGGCTGGTTACGCTGCCCGGTCCTCAGGGCGGTTTTGTCTATGTAGTATTTGTGGCGCCGGAGAATACCTTTGGCAGATTACAATCGACATACAAGCACATGCTCAACAGCCTGCACTTGCAGTAA
- a CDS encoding glucosamine-6-phosphate deaminase, with product MPAPTSGMRWLAPGEHAVVLRIFDDKVVLGQAAAEQAANAIRKAIKARRQARIIAATAASQKEFLQALTKQPQIDWERVEAFHLDEYIGLPIIHPGSFRRMLLEQLIQKTGIKKYHLLDGDGDAGTVVRREGAALASAPVDIAFLGIGENGHIAFNDPPADFKTEEPYLIVNLDEACRRQQVGEAWFADISQVPKQAISMSVQQILKSEEIIAVVPDSRKAQAVKACFEGEVSPMAPASILRTHPNTTIYLDKNSAALLSPALRSAAGSIASK from the coding sequence ATGCCGGCTCCGACAAGTGGAATGCGCTGGCTGGCGCCCGGAGAGCACGCCGTGGTCCTCAGGATTTTTGACGACAAGGTTGTACTCGGCCAAGCGGCTGCCGAGCAGGCTGCTAACGCCATACGCAAAGCTATAAAGGCCCGTAGGCAGGCTCGGATTATCGCTGCCACTGCCGCTTCGCAGAAGGAATTTCTCCAGGCGCTCACCAAACAGCCACAGATTGACTGGGAGCGCGTGGAAGCTTTTCATCTGGACGAGTACATTGGCCTGCCCATTATTCATCCGGGCAGCTTTCGCAGGATGCTTCTGGAGCAGTTGATCCAAAAAACTGGGATCAAGAAATACCACTTGCTCGATGGCGATGGCGACGCCGGGACAGTTGTCCGCCGGGAAGGTGCCGCGCTCGCGTCGGCCCCGGTTGATATCGCGTTTCTTGGCATCGGCGAGAATGGCCACATTGCCTTTAACGACCCGCCCGCAGATTTCAAAACTGAAGAGCCCTACCTTATCGTCAATCTCGACGAGGCTTGCCGGCGCCAACAGGTAGGCGAGGCTTGGTTCGCGGACATCTCGCAAGTGCCAAAACAGGCAATTTCCATGTCTGTTCAGCAGATCCTGAAATCGGAAGAGATCATTGCGGTCGTCCCGGACTCGCGCAAAGCGCAAGCCGTCAAGGCCTGCTTCGAAGGCGAGGTCAGTCCCATGGCGCCAGCCTCGATATTGCGCACGCACCCCAATACGACAATTTATCTCGATAAGAATTCCGCTGCGCTGTTGAGTCCGGCGTTGCGCTCCGCTGCCGGCTCGATCGCAAGTAAGTAA
- a CDS encoding aminotransferase class I/II-fold pyridoxal phosphate-dependent enzyme: protein MFISRRSFLRTVGIGTATGVAMQWPLRETSQAARVEPARATQPGGPVRLDSNENAYGPSAKTMAAMRIALDSANRYPFKQYDKLTSEIATFHGVKPAQVLLGCGSTEILRVAAAAFLGKGKQLVQALPTFETIEQYARSSGSEVVSVPLTKDFAHDLDGMLAHAGAMPSFVYICNPNNPTASITPRADLESFVAKLPASSYVLIDEAYHHFAGGPPSYVSFLDRPVSDERLIIMRTFSKVYGLAGMRLGYAIASPTLIERMRPFITGINVNGIVMPAALAAMHDTEAVADSVKKNANVRQEFFNQAASRHLTPIESHTNFVMMETHRPAREVIEHFRNNNVWIGRPFPAFPTHARVSFGTPDEMQAFWRVWDLAPFAKMTATQ, encoded by the coding sequence ATGTTCATTTCGCGCAGAAGCTTTCTTAGAACTGTTGGCATTGGGACCGCCACTGGGGTGGCAATGCAGTGGCCGCTGCGGGAAACATCCCAGGCTGCTCGCGTTGAACCTGCGCGAGCGACGCAGCCCGGCGGGCCAGTTCGTCTGGATAGCAACGAGAATGCTTATGGTCCTTCTGCGAAGACCATGGCCGCGATGCGGATCGCGCTGGATTCCGCGAATCGCTATCCGTTTAAGCAGTACGACAAGTTGACATCGGAGATCGCCACATTTCACGGTGTAAAACCTGCGCAGGTGTTACTTGGATGTGGCTCGACAGAAATTCTCAGGGTCGCAGCTGCGGCCTTTTTAGGTAAGGGAAAGCAGCTGGTCCAGGCACTGCCCACGTTTGAAACGATAGAACAGTATGCCCGCTCCAGCGGTTCCGAGGTGGTCTCGGTCCCATTAACCAAAGATTTTGCTCACGATCTCGATGGAATGCTGGCACACGCCGGCGCCATGCCGTCGTTTGTGTATATCTGCAATCCAAATAATCCCACGGCTTCTATCACGCCGCGCGCCGACCTCGAGAGTTTTGTGGCCAAACTTCCGGCTTCATCCTACGTGTTGATAGACGAGGCGTATCACCATTTCGCCGGAGGGCCGCCCTCCTATGTTTCGTTTCTCGATCGCCCAGTGAGTGACGAGCGCCTGATCATAATGCGGACATTCTCGAAGGTGTATGGCCTGGCAGGGATGCGGCTCGGTTACGCGATCGCTTCTCCAACCCTCATCGAGCGCATGCGTCCGTTTATTACCGGGATTAATGTGAATGGAATCGTGATGCCGGCGGCACTCGCGGCCATGCATGACACCGAGGCGGTGGCTGATTCTGTGAAGAAGAATGCCAATGTCCGCCAGGAGTTCTTCAATCAAGCTGCATCGCGACACTTGACACCTATTGAGTCACATACAAACTTTGTGATGATGGAGACACACCGCCCAGCCCGGGAGGTGATCGAACATTTCCGCAACAACAATGTTTGGATCGGGCGCCCCTTCCCTGCCTTCCCAACCCACGCGCGCGTGTCTTTTGGGACTCCGGATGAGATGCAGGCTTTCTGGCGTGTCTGGGACCTTGCGCCGTTCGCGAAAATGACCGCGACCCAGTAG
- a CDS encoding NAD(P)/FAD-dependent oxidoreductase produces the protein MASKRDNYDVIVIGAGHNGLTAAAYLAGAGLSTLVLERREVVGGCCVTEEIAPGCRASTTSYIASMLRPEVIRDLELAAHGLRMVPCDPALQVPFPDGQLVPWWAERERTVAELRKLSPHDAVTFVRVDDQLKKLARYLQPFFLEPPPDFQTNGLHGWLELLRVGKRFRGISGHEIAQLVSFLTGSLGEFLDRQYESEKVKTLFLANNVYGKHGGPYDPGTALGLLFHLLSGGDFELQGFYGHVIGGMGAITQAIAAAAKKRGAEIRTSAPVARIHVSNGRVRGVILEDGTEITASTVLSNADPKRTFLGMLEASDLPQDFRDAVRGIKMDGPCAKVNMVLAEEPKFTGTPVDATPGQKALYTLVPSLEFAERCYDISKFGEIPEELWVDCVVASQVDDTLAPEGRHIMTCFVQYVPYKLRHGTWDQNRELLGDRVIKKIAEYAPNVPNAIVARQVLTPLDLERTYGLTEGNIFHGDLNLEQLFFMRPLPGWAQYRTPISGLYLCGAGAHPGGGVTGAPGHNAAFQVLRDLRKRGFRAASA, from the coding sequence ATGGCATCCAAGCGCGACAACTACGACGTGATTGTCATCGGCGCAGGTCACAACGGCCTGACTGCTGCTGCCTATCTTGCGGGCGCAGGACTTTCCACCCTGGTGCTGGAGCGCCGCGAAGTTGTTGGCGGGTGCTGCGTGACCGAGGAAATCGCCCCCGGCTGCCGGGCATCAACCACCTCCTATATCGCCAGTATGCTGCGGCCCGAGGTCATCCGTGACCTCGAACTCGCGGCGCACGGCTTGCGAATGGTCCCCTGCGATCCCGCGCTGCAAGTGCCGTTTCCCGACGGCCAGTTGGTGCCCTGGTGGGCCGAGCGCGAGCGCACCGTCGCTGAGCTGCGCAAGTTATCGCCGCACGACGCTGTAACGTTTGTCCGAGTGGATGATCAGCTAAAGAAACTGGCTCGGTACTTGCAGCCCTTTTTCTTGGAGCCGCCGCCCGATTTTCAGACCAACGGTCTGCACGGCTGGCTGGAATTGCTGCGCGTGGGCAAGCGGTTTCGCGGGATCTCCGGCCACGAAATCGCGCAACTGGTTTCGTTCTTGACCGGCAGCCTGGGCGAATTTCTCGACCGTCAGTATGAGTCCGAAAAGGTCAAAACACTTTTCCTCGCCAACAATGTTTATGGCAAGCACGGTGGCCCTTATGATCCCGGCACAGCGCTCGGCCTCCTGTTCCACCTGCTCAGCGGCGGCGACTTTGAACTGCAAGGCTTCTACGGGCACGTGATCGGCGGAATGGGCGCAATTACCCAAGCAATCGCTGCCGCGGCAAAAAAGCGCGGAGCTGAAATCCGCACCTCCGCACCGGTGGCTCGAATTCACGTCTCCAATGGCCGGGTCCGGGGAGTGATTCTGGAAGATGGAACCGAGATCACCGCCAGCACCGTCCTCTCCAACGCTGATCCCAAACGGACATTTCTGGGCATGCTTGAGGCGAGCGATCTGCCACAGGATTTCCGTGACGCAGTTCGCGGCATAAAAATGGATGGCCCATGCGCGAAGGTGAACATGGTGCTGGCAGAGGAGCCGAAGTTTACCGGCACGCCAGTTGACGCCACTCCGGGTCAAAAAGCGCTCTATACTCTGGTTCCGTCGCTGGAGTTCGCTGAGCGCTGTTACGACATTTCTAAGTTCGGCGAGATTCCGGAAGAACTTTGGGTCGATTGCGTCGTAGCCTCGCAGGTGGATGACACATTGGCTCCGGAAGGACGCCACATCATGACCTGTTTCGTGCAGTACGTGCCGTACAAACTGCGGCACGGGACGTGGGACCAAAATCGCGAATTGCTGGGCGACCGGGTGATAAAAAAAATTGCCGAGTACGCGCCCAACGTGCCGAACGCGATTGTTGCGCGGCAAGTTTTAACTCCGCTCGACCTGGAACGAACTTATGGTCTGACCGAAGGCAATATATTCCACGGCGACTTGAACCTGGAACAGCTCTTCTTTATGCGGCCACTTCCAGGGTGGGCGCAATACCGAACGCCCATATCCGGCCTATACTTGTGCGGAGCTGGCGCTCATCCCGGTGGTGGCGTGACTGGCGCTCCCGGCCACAACGCCGCCTTTCAGGTGTTGCGTGACCTGCGCAAGCGGGGATTCCGTGCCGCGAGCGCCTGA
- a CDS encoding M56 family metallopeptidase translates to MHTHFTVWSGSASLTYLLQVLGLYVLVRTLCWFSSSAHLRFRLWAAFLGVTVLLWLEPLFHLRVLATITALTDSVFPLHASSAMLPADTPMQQSWEIPPFSAPLLNSIAFWLTRVYFLVVAGLLLQTGARSVRLKRLIARARPASPDVEAVFQRMSAEAGVKSCALGILPGLRSPATAGWWRPRVLLPEELLPQIAVDELSDILRHELIHVRRRDYLWDRLASLSCQIMFFNPAVWIAYRRLCWERELLCDQGVVEARKERRLDYADCLAKLARWWFLGSQDAKAIDFASSASLIATRVRALLHEPVRYSRMRSAITAMCTLSVFACGLWMLPSIGISLGWPMGGESRPKNSTTRLRASSVAHRGKIRHIAHSSATAPSIGMAIKGSPSLNTSDLKWPSTHYLPAPPEDSLSASGERRVEDSEESATHAAADTTSEGTNRHGGWDESPSSLPRAATAPSWESVAIRAVITGIGLAQSGAGPGSGEGPETKDGK, encoded by the coding sequence ATGCATACCCACTTCACCGTGTGGTCAGGCAGCGCCAGCCTGACGTATCTCCTGCAGGTGCTTGGCTTATATGTGCTGGTACGCACGTTGTGCTGGTTCTCTTCAAGCGCGCATCTCCGGTTCCGGCTGTGGGCGGCATTCCTCGGAGTGACGGTTCTCTTATGGCTCGAGCCTCTTTTCCACCTGCGTGTTTTAGCCACTATTACGGCTCTAACTGACAGCGTGTTCCCTCTCCACGCAAGCTCTGCCATGCTCCCAGCCGACACCCCCATGCAGCAGTCGTGGGAGATTCCGCCCTTTTCTGCGCCTCTTCTTAACTCCATTGCTTTCTGGTTGACTCGGGTTTACTTCCTGGTAGTCGCAGGGTTGTTGTTGCAAACCGGTGCGCGATCGGTTCGACTGAAGCGCCTTATTGCCCGCGCCCGCCCGGCATCGCCCGATGTGGAGGCCGTGTTTCAGCGGATGAGCGCCGAGGCCGGCGTCAAATCTTGCGCTTTAGGAATCCTTCCTGGCCTGCGGTCTCCCGCAACGGCGGGCTGGTGGAGGCCGCGAGTGCTGCTTCCGGAAGAACTCCTTCCCCAAATTGCAGTTGACGAGCTGTCGGACATTTTGCGGCACGAACTCATTCACGTTCGCAGGCGGGACTATTTGTGGGACAGACTTGCTTCTCTGAGCTGTCAGATCATGTTCTTTAACCCCGCGGTTTGGATTGCGTACCGCCGTCTTTGCTGGGAACGAGAGCTCCTGTGTGACCAGGGGGTAGTGGAGGCGCGGAAAGAGCGCCGTCTTGATTACGCCGATTGCCTGGCCAAGTTGGCTCGCTGGTGGTTTCTGGGTAGCCAGGACGCCAAGGCGATTGATTTCGCTTCTTCAGCTTCCTTGATTGCAACTCGAGTGCGGGCGCTGTTACACGAACCGGTAAGGTATTCAAGGATGCGATCGGCTATAACCGCGATGTGTACGCTGTCGGTGTTCGCCTGTGGTCTATGGATGCTGCCCAGTATCGGTATCAGTCTCGGCTGGCCCATGGGAGGGGAAAGCAGGCCAAAGAATTCCACGACACGACTGCGAGCGTCGAGTGTTGCACATCGCGGCAAGATCCGGCACATCGCACATTCGTCAGCGACAGCTCCGTCAATAGGAATGGCCATAAAAGGGTCACCATCACTTAACACAAGCGATTTAAAGTGGCCCTCCACACATTATTTGCCTGCCCCTCCCGAGGATTCTCTCTCAGCGAGTGGGGAGCGGCGGGTTGAGGATAGCGAAGAAAGCGCTACACACGCCGCGGCGGATACAACTTCGGAAGGCACCAACCGGCATGGTGGATGGGACGAGTCTCCGAGTTCGCTGCCCCGTGCTGCAACTGCGCCGAGTTGGGAAAGCGTCGCAATCCGGGCCGTCATAACCGGAATTGGGTTGGCCCAGAGTGGCGCCGGTCCAGGCTCCGGCGAAGGACCGGAAACCAAAGACGGAAAATAA
- a CDS encoding APC family permease: protein MHAPRKAMGFVDLVLFYVVTGISLRWIATAATAGPSAVVIWFGAWLAFYVPLALSVVELSSRYPQEGGLYVWSKRAFGDFSGFMAAWTYWTSNLPYFPAVLYFAASNALYIRGAHWEHLSDRPGFFIIFSIVALATVTLMNIVGLNVGKWLHNIGAFGMWLPVMIIIVMGLVAWYRFGSATHFSVATMIPSTHFRDIIFWATITFAMGGCETASFMGEEIKDARRTIPWALFLGGLIVTFCYVVGTISVLLALPKERVNDLQGLIQALTQTASRIGFFWVIPVAAVLIALSNLGAAGAYLTAVARLPFVAGIDRFLPPAFGRLHSRWRTPYVALLVQAICGLVFVFLGQAGTSVKGAYDVLVQLGIIAYFIPYLFLFASMFRLQSEPASAEVIRVPGGKPVAFLISIVGFTTTSLTICLSFVPSVDEPNKLLAIVKVVGLTAVLLGVGWLIYWRGTTRRRSAVMPV from the coding sequence TTGCACGCCCCGCGAAAGGCGATGGGCTTTGTTGACCTTGTCCTATTTTACGTGGTTACCGGGATCAGCTTGCGGTGGATTGCGACGGCCGCCACGGCGGGGCCAAGTGCAGTGGTCATCTGGTTTGGCGCGTGGCTGGCCTTCTACGTTCCATTGGCCCTTTCGGTGGTCGAACTATCTTCCCGTTATCCGCAGGAGGGCGGACTTTACGTTTGGAGCAAGCGTGCATTCGGCGACTTCTCTGGATTCATGGCCGCATGGACCTACTGGACCAGCAATCTTCCCTATTTTCCTGCAGTGCTGTACTTCGCTGCCAGCAACGCACTGTACATTCGCGGTGCCCATTGGGAACACCTGTCGGACCGGCCAGGTTTCTTCATAATTTTCTCCATCGTGGCACTGGCAACGGTCACCCTCATGAACATTGTCGGCTTGAATGTCGGCAAGTGGCTGCACAACATCGGTGCATTCGGAATGTGGCTGCCAGTGATGATCATCATTGTTATGGGACTGGTTGCCTGGTACCGCTTCGGCTCCGCCACCCATTTCAGCGTGGCGACCATGATTCCCAGCACTCACTTCAGGGACATCATCTTTTGGGCGACCATCACATTTGCGATGGGCGGCTGTGAAACTGCTTCGTTCATGGGCGAAGAAATCAAGGATGCCCGGCGGACGATTCCATGGGCGCTCTTCCTTGGTGGATTAATCGTGACGTTCTGTTATGTCGTGGGGACGATATCTGTGCTTCTTGCTCTGCCCAAGGAACGTGTCAACGATTTGCAAGGCTTGATACAAGCCCTTACCCAGACCGCGAGCCGAATCGGATTCTTTTGGGTAATTCCCGTCGCAGCAGTGCTCATCGCTCTGAGTAACCTCGGAGCCGCCGGCGCTTATCTGACTGCGGTAGCCCGCCTGCCATTCGTTGCTGGGATTGACCGGTTTCTGCCGCCCGCTTTTGGAAGGCTTCACTCGCGCTGGCGCACCCCTTATGTCGCCCTCTTGGTTCAGGCAATCTGCGGTCTGGTCTTTGTTTTTCTCGGTCAGGCGGGCACCAGCGTTAAGGGTGCTTATGATGTGCTGGTACAACTTGGGATAATTGCCTACTTCATTCCCTATCTTTTTCTTTTCGCGTCTATGTTCAGGCTGCAAAGTGAACCGGCCAGCGCAGAGGTCATTCGCGTGCCCGGTGGTAAGCCCGTTGCATTCTTGATATCGATCGTGGGCTTCACCACTACTTCTTTGACGATCTGCCTTTCTTTTGTGCCCAGCGTCGACGAACCTAACAAGCTTCTAGCTATAGTCAAGGTGGTTGGACTCACAGCGGTGCTGCTCGGTGTCGGCTGGTTGATTTACTGGCGGGGGACGACCAGGAGAAGGTCGGCTGTAATGCCTGTTTAG